The Salvelinus fontinalis isolate EN_2023a chromosome 24, ASM2944872v1, whole genome shotgun sequence genome has a segment encoding these proteins:
- the LOC129822039 gene encoding alpha-actinin-4-like isoform X6: protein MVDYHASNSQASSGGPAVYMDPREQENDWDRDLLLDPAWEKQQRKTFTAWCNSHLRKAGTQIENIEEDFRDGLKLMLLLEVISGERLPKPERGKMRVHKINNVNKALDYIASKGVKLVSIGAEEIVDGNAKMTLGMIWTIILRFAIQDISVEETSAKEGLLLWCQRKTAPYKNVNVQNFHISWKDGLAFNALIHRHRPELIDYDKLRKDDPLTNLNNAFEVAEKYLDIPKMMDAEDIVNTARPDEKAIMTYVSSFYHAFSGAQKAETAANRICKVLAVNQENEHLMEDYEKLASDLLDWIRRTIPWLENRAPEKTMAEMQQKLEDFRGYRRVHKPPKVQEKCQLEINFNTLQTKLRLSNRPAFMPSEGRMVSDINGSWHNLEGAEKGYEEWMLNEIRRLERLDHLAEKFRQKATIHESWTDGKEAMLTQKDYETASLSEVKALLRKHEAFESDLAAHQDRVEQIAAIAQELNELDYYDSPRVNARCQKICEQWDALGSLTQSRRESLERTEKQLESIDELYLEYAKRAAPFNNWMEGAMEDLQDMFIVHNIEEIQGLITAHEQFKSTLPEANKEREAIQAIQAEVQKIAQYNGIKLSGGNPYTTITPKTIDNKWDKVEQLVPQRDQALQEELAKQQSNDHLRRKFATQANIVGPWIQTKMEEIGRISIEMNGTLEDQLVNLREYEQSIIEYKPNIDQLEGDHQLIQEALIFDNKYTAYTMEHLRVGWEQLLTTIARTINEIENQILTRDAKGISQEQLHEYRTSFNHFDKKRTGQMDMDNYRALLVATGNSLGDAEFARIMGIVDPNNSGVVTFQAFIDFMSRETTDTDTADQVIASFKILAADKNFIMAEELRRELPPDQAEYCIARMAPYSGPDAKPGALDYMSFSTALYGESDL from the exons acgtTCACAGCCTGGTGCAACTCCCACCTGAGGAAAGCAGGCACGCAGATTGAGAACATCGAGGAGGACTTCAGGGATGGCCTCAAACTCATGCTCCTGCTGGAGGTCATCTCAG GGGAACGGTTACCTAAGCCCGAGAGAGGCAAGATGAGGGTCCACAAGATCAACAATGTTAACAAAGCGCTGGACTACATTGCCAGCAAAGGGGTCAAGCTGGTGTCCATTGGCGCAGAGG AAATTGTGGATGGCAACGCCAAGATGACCCTGGGAATGATCTGGACAATCATCCTCCGTTTCGCCATCCAGGACATCTCTGTGgaag AGACCTCTGCCAAGGAGGGCCTGCTCCTGTGGTGCCAGAGGAAGACCGCGCCCTACAAAAACGTCAACGTGCAGAACTTCCACATCAG CTGGAAGGATGGCCTTGCCTTCAACGCTCTGATCCACAGACACAGGCCAGAGCTCATTGACTACGACAAGCTAAGGAAG GATGACCCCCTGACCAACCTGAACAATGCCTTTGAGGTGGCTGAGAAGTACCTGGACATCCCCAAGATGATGGACGCTGAAG ACATTGTGAACACTGCCCGTCCGGATGAGAAAGCCATAATGACCTATGTGTCCAGTTTCTACCATGCCTTCTCTGGAGCCCAGAAG GCTGAGACTGCAGCCAATAGGATCTGCAAGGTGCTGGCTGTCAACCAGGAGAATGAGCACCTCATGGAGGACTACGAGAAGCTGGCTAGTGAC CTGTTGGACTGGATCCGCCGGACCATCCCGTGGCTGGAGAACCGGGCTCCAGAGAAGACCATGGCCGAGATGCAGCAGAAGCTGGAGGACTTCAGGGGCTACCGCCGCGTCCACAAGCCCCCCAAGGTGCAGGAGAAGTGTCAGCTGGAGATCAACTTCAACACCCTGCAGACCAAGCTGAGGCTGAGCAACAGGCCCGCCTTCATGCCCTCCGAGGGACGCATGGTGTCG GATATCAACGGGTCATGGCACAACCTGGAGGGGGCGGAGAAGGGCTACGAGGAGTGGATGCTCAACGAGATCCGTCGCCTGGAGAGACTCGACCACCTGGCCGAGAAGTTCCGTCAGAAAGCCACCATACACGAGTCCTGGACCGATG GTAAGGAGGCCATGCTGACCCAGAAGGACTATGAGACAGCCAGCCTGTCGGAGGTCAAGGCTCTGCTGAGGAAACACGAGGCGTTTGAGTCTGACCTGGCCGCCCACCAGGACCGCGTGGAGCAGATCGCTGCCATCGCACAGGAACTCAA TGAGCTGGACTACTACGACTCCCCCAGGGTGAACGCCCGCTGTCAGAAGATCTGTGAGCAGTGGGATGCCCTGGGGTCTCTCACCCAGAGCCGCAGGGAGTCTCTGGAG AGGACAGAGAAGCAGCTGGAGTCCATTGACGAGCTGTACCTGGAGTACGCCAAGAGGGCGGCACCCTTCAACAACTGGATGGAGGGGGCCATGGAGGACCTGCAGGACATGTTCATCGTTCACAACATCGAAGAGATCCAG GGCCTCATCACAGCCCATGAGCAGTTCAAATCTACCCTCCCCGAGGCCAACAAGGAGCGGGAGGCCATCCAGGCTATTCAGGCGGAGGTGCAGAAGATTGCCCAGTACAACGGCATCAAGCTGAGCGGAGGCAACCCCTACACCACCATCACACCCAAGACTATCGACAACAAGTGGGACAAG GTGGAACAGCTGGTTCCCCAGCGTGACCAGGCCCTGCAGGAGGAGCTGGCCAAGCAGCAGTCCAATGACCACCTGCGCCGCAAGTTTGCCACCCAGGCCAACATCGTCGGGCCCTGGATACAGACCAAAATGGAG gagattGGACGGATATCCATTGAGATGAATGGAACTCTGGAGGACCAGCTGGTGAACCTGAGAGAGTATGAGCAGAGCATCATAGAGTACAAGCCCAACATTGACCAGCTGGAGGGAGACCATCAGCTCATCCAGGAGGCCCTCATCTTCGACAATAAATACACCGCCTACACCATGGAG CACCTGCGGGTGGGCTGGGAGCAGCTACTCACCACCATCGCCCGCACCATCAACGAAATCGAGAACCAGATCCTGACCCGCGACGCCAAGGGCATCAGCCAGGAGCAGCTGCATGAGTACCGCACTTCCTTCAACCACTTTGACAAG AAGCGCACAGGGCAGATGGACATGGACAATTACCGCGCTCTGCTCGTTGCCACTGGAAACAGCCTG GGCGACGCTGAGTTTGCCCGCATCATGGGCATAGTGGACCCCAACAACAGCGGCGTGGTCACCTTCCAGGCCTTCATAGACTTCATGTCCCGGGAGACCACGGACACCGACACAGCCGACCAGGTCATCGCCTCCTTCAAGATCCTGGCTGCAGACAAG aacTTCATTATGGCTGAGGAGCTGAGACGTGAGCTGCCTCCAGACCAGGCGGAGTACTGCATCGCCCGCATGGCGCCTTACTCGGGCCCTGACGCGAAGCCCGGAGCCCTCGACTACATGTCCTTCTCCACCGCCCTCTACGGGGAGAGTGACCTCTAA
- the LOC129822039 gene encoding alpha-actinin-4-like isoform X4 codes for MVDYHASNSQASSGGPAVYMDPREQENDWDRDLLLDPAWEKQQRKTFTAWCNSHLRKAGTQIENIEEDFRDGLKLMLLLEVISGERLPKPERGKMRVHKINNVNKALDYIASKGVKLVSIGAEEIVDGNAKMTLGMIWTIILRFAIQDISVEETSAKEGLLLWCQRKTAPYKNVNVQNFHISWKDGLAFNALIHRHRPELIDYDKLRKDDPLTNLNNAFEVAEKYLDIPKMMDAEDIVNTARPDEKAIMTYVSSFYHAFSGAQKAETAANRICKVLAVNQENEHLMEDYEKLASDLLDWIRRTIPWLENRAPEKTMAEMQQKLEDFRGYRRVHKPPKVQEKCQLEINFNTLQTKLRLSNRPAFMPSEGRMVSDINGSWHNLEGAEKGYEEWMLNEIRRLERLDHLAEKFRQKATIHESWTDGKEAMLTQKDYETASLSEVKALLRKHEAFESDLAAHQDRVEQIAAIAQELNELDYYDSPRVNARCQKICEQWDALGSLTQSRRESLERTEKQLESIDELYLEYAKRAAPFNNWMEGAMEDLQDMFIVHNIEEIQGLITAHEQFKSTLPEANKEREAIQAIQAEVQKIAQYNGIKLSGGNPYTTITPKTIDNKWDKVEQLVPQRDQALQEELAKQQSNDHLRRKFATQANIVGPWIQTKMEEIGRISIEMNGTLEDQLVNLREYEQSIIEYKPNIDQLEGDHQLIQEALIFDNKYTAYTMEHLRVGWEQLLTTIARTINEIENQILTRDAKGISQEQLHEYRTSFNHFDKDHSGGLMAEEFKACLISLGYDVENNKTGDAEFARIMGIVDPNNSGVVTFQAFIDFMSRETTDTDTADQVIASFKILAADKNFIMAEELRRELPPDQAEYCIARMAPYSGPDAKPGALDYMSFSTALYGESDL; via the exons acgtTCACAGCCTGGTGCAACTCCCACCTGAGGAAAGCAGGCACGCAGATTGAGAACATCGAGGAGGACTTCAGGGATGGCCTCAAACTCATGCTCCTGCTGGAGGTCATCTCAG GGGAACGGTTACCTAAGCCCGAGAGAGGCAAGATGAGGGTCCACAAGATCAACAATGTTAACAAAGCGCTGGACTACATTGCCAGCAAAGGGGTCAAGCTGGTGTCCATTGGCGCAGAGG AAATTGTGGATGGCAACGCCAAGATGACCCTGGGAATGATCTGGACAATCATCCTCCGTTTCGCCATCCAGGACATCTCTGTGgaag AGACCTCTGCCAAGGAGGGCCTGCTCCTGTGGTGCCAGAGGAAGACCGCGCCCTACAAAAACGTCAACGTGCAGAACTTCCACATCAG CTGGAAGGATGGCCTTGCCTTCAACGCTCTGATCCACAGACACAGGCCAGAGCTCATTGACTACGACAAGCTAAGGAAG GATGACCCCCTGACCAACCTGAACAATGCCTTTGAGGTGGCTGAGAAGTACCTGGACATCCCCAAGATGATGGACGCTGAAG ACATTGTGAACACTGCCCGTCCGGATGAGAAAGCCATAATGACCTATGTGTCCAGTTTCTACCATGCCTTCTCTGGAGCCCAGAAG GCTGAGACTGCAGCCAATAGGATCTGCAAGGTGCTGGCTGTCAACCAGGAGAATGAGCACCTCATGGAGGACTACGAGAAGCTGGCTAGTGAC CTGTTGGACTGGATCCGCCGGACCATCCCGTGGCTGGAGAACCGGGCTCCAGAGAAGACCATGGCCGAGATGCAGCAGAAGCTGGAGGACTTCAGGGGCTACCGCCGCGTCCACAAGCCCCCCAAGGTGCAGGAGAAGTGTCAGCTGGAGATCAACTTCAACACCCTGCAGACCAAGCTGAGGCTGAGCAACAGGCCCGCCTTCATGCCCTCCGAGGGACGCATGGTGTCG GATATCAACGGGTCATGGCACAACCTGGAGGGGGCGGAGAAGGGCTACGAGGAGTGGATGCTCAACGAGATCCGTCGCCTGGAGAGACTCGACCACCTGGCCGAGAAGTTCCGTCAGAAAGCCACCATACACGAGTCCTGGACCGATG GTAAGGAGGCCATGCTGACCCAGAAGGACTATGAGACAGCCAGCCTGTCGGAGGTCAAGGCTCTGCTGAGGAAACACGAGGCGTTTGAGTCTGACCTGGCCGCCCACCAGGACCGCGTGGAGCAGATCGCTGCCATCGCACAGGAACTCAA TGAGCTGGACTACTACGACTCCCCCAGGGTGAACGCCCGCTGTCAGAAGATCTGTGAGCAGTGGGATGCCCTGGGGTCTCTCACCCAGAGCCGCAGGGAGTCTCTGGAG AGGACAGAGAAGCAGCTGGAGTCCATTGACGAGCTGTACCTGGAGTACGCCAAGAGGGCGGCACCCTTCAACAACTGGATGGAGGGGGCCATGGAGGACCTGCAGGACATGTTCATCGTTCACAACATCGAAGAGATCCAG GGCCTCATCACAGCCCATGAGCAGTTCAAATCTACCCTCCCCGAGGCCAACAAGGAGCGGGAGGCCATCCAGGCTATTCAGGCGGAGGTGCAGAAGATTGCCCAGTACAACGGCATCAAGCTGAGCGGAGGCAACCCCTACACCACCATCACACCCAAGACTATCGACAACAAGTGGGACAAG GTGGAACAGCTGGTTCCCCAGCGTGACCAGGCCCTGCAGGAGGAGCTGGCCAAGCAGCAGTCCAATGACCACCTGCGCCGCAAGTTTGCCACCCAGGCCAACATCGTCGGGCCCTGGATACAGACCAAAATGGAG gagattGGACGGATATCCATTGAGATGAATGGAACTCTGGAGGACCAGCTGGTGAACCTGAGAGAGTATGAGCAGAGCATCATAGAGTACAAGCCCAACATTGACCAGCTGGAGGGAGACCATCAGCTCATCCAGGAGGCCCTCATCTTCGACAATAAATACACCGCCTACACCATGGAG CACCTGCGGGTGGGCTGGGAGCAGCTACTCACCACCATCGCCCGCACCATCAACGAAATCGAGAACCAGATCCTGACCCGCGACGCCAAGGGCATCAGCCAGGAGCAGCTGCATGAGTACCGCACTTCCTTCAACCACTTTGACAAG GACCACAGCGGGGGCCTGATGGCTGAGGAGTTCAAGGCGTGCCTGATCAGCCTGGGCTACGATGTGGAGAATAACAAAACG GGCGACGCTGAGTTTGCCCGCATCATGGGCATAGTGGACCCCAACAACAGCGGCGTGGTCACCTTCCAGGCCTTCATAGACTTCATGTCCCGGGAGACCACGGACACCGACACAGCCGACCAGGTCATCGCCTCCTTCAAGATCCTGGCTGCAGACAAG aacTTCATTATGGCTGAGGAGCTGAGACGTGAGCTGCCTCCAGACCAGGCGGAGTACTGCATCGCCCGCATGGCGCCTTACTCGGGCCCTGACGCGAAGCCCGGAGCCCTCGACTACATGTCCTTCTCCACCGCCCTCTACGGGGAGAGTGACCTCTAA